In Flammeovirgaceae bacterium 311, one DNA window encodes the following:
- a CDS encoding signal transduction histidine kinase with CheB and CheR activity (COG2201 Chemotaxis response regulator containing a CheY-like receiver domain and a methylesterase domain) — translation MPEDFYVVGIGASAGGLEAFESFIAHLPVDPQLALILIRHLAPQHKSLSDKLLQKHTAYPIYAIEDGMVIAPGNLYVLTKSHKLELRNNQFQVTKTNGKKRKLYPIDYFFGSLAESYGPRAIAVLLSGAGTDGSFGIEAITNKGGQVLVQSPEEAEVDGMPSAALASGFATFTAPVAVLGKWILDWVHRHDDKIQEQKQLTAQPQRPHELEGIIQFISANSELNLKEYKPNTLYRRIGKRMGELQMVQPALYLELLQKRPEEVQRLKQSLLIGFTDFFRDAEVFEAVTKEVIPYLLKNQTEADPLRVWCAGCSTGEEAYTLAILLNEFFEGKGMEGSFTIFASDINEDSLKTATEGKYQALPGYLTPEQAGKYFYEQGGWFYVRREIRKKLVFARHNLLKNPPFINIDLVTCRNVLIYLNTAAQKKLFMKFHFALKPGGVMILGSNESNGAYKKLFRPLNKKWKIYINNVKQEKFSYISGYLDYSTSSTSVVSMKRKSQADNTAQKLEYYEQVLLDHIPPSIFLNADQEVVYTQGKVDDYIKFRGKQPSLQVLDLLDDTLKVIFRSGMRKLEKDGGEAFYSDIVYASKDEQRLLSLRFQKIKDTDTDHPLMLVQFFPQPPASRVTMAKAAAAAEDNSKKTDAGNALDELERELNFARLELQQTSEELELTNEKLQTANEELLSANEELQSMNEELQSANEELSTLNSELNESLLNLHETHNDLSNLINAAEIGVIFLDEQLRIRKFTPLTKALFNIQEADSGRYLKDFTNNFNYSAFEQDAHKVLELLSPLEKEVLDLQSGTTYLMRILPYKTQENKVGGVVLLLVDISGLKHIQDQILRLNDELKDKAGELERAESSWRSLMTHLPDVVARYDRNLNLMYISDAFFRDTGQSADYWVGKHAEDIAIEATRDKNWIENMLRVLRTGEKVTYTTESAGDGEKQYYHVVLAPELDKWGEKVQNVLVISRNITELIKYEQQLQEKIAELEHQEGELIRINQYLDTFVYTAAHDLRSPVANLKLLLSLFEKTANKERTMQELHRSVSKLDHTLIGLVEVIEAQHSSNTVARELYFEEVWKRICSDFRSQIEEVDAQVIVDFSQQPQIYYVEAFLESIFRNMLSNALKYRDPERKLKLALTTEQVQGIILLKVKDNGSGMDLKRLGNDLFKPFSRLTKEGEGKGIGLHIVKNMIEKNGGRIEVDSIPDFGTSFYCYLQEYTY, via the coding sequence ATGCCAGAAGATTTTTATGTGGTTGGAATTGGCGCATCAGCCGGAGGGTTGGAAGCGTTTGAATCCTTTATTGCTCACCTGCCAGTTGATCCTCAGCTGGCGCTGATTTTGATACGACATCTTGCCCCGCAGCATAAGAGCCTGTCTGATAAATTACTCCAAAAACATACCGCATATCCTATTTATGCTATTGAAGATGGAATGGTGATTGCCCCTGGTAATTTATATGTGCTGACAAAGAGCCATAAACTTGAATTACGTAATAATCAGTTTCAGGTTACAAAGACAAATGGGAAAAAGCGAAAACTTTATCCCATCGATTATTTTTTTGGTTCTCTTGCAGAATCCTATGGTCCAAGGGCAATTGCCGTACTGCTTTCCGGTGCTGGAACCGACGGCTCTTTTGGCATAGAGGCCATCACAAATAAGGGAGGACAGGTGTTGGTGCAGTCTCCCGAAGAGGCCGAGGTTGATGGTATGCCCAGTGCTGCCCTGGCAAGTGGGTTTGCTACCTTTACTGCGCCGGTGGCTGTGCTGGGAAAATGGATTCTGGACTGGGTGCATCGGCATGATGATAAAATTCAAGAACAAAAGCAGCTTACTGCGCAGCCACAGCGGCCCCACGAGCTGGAGGGCATTATTCAGTTTATAAGTGCCAATTCCGAGCTCAATCTGAAAGAATATAAACCGAATACGCTGTACAGGAGGATTGGCAAACGCATGGGAGAGTTGCAGATGGTGCAACCCGCACTTTACCTGGAGCTGCTGCAGAAAAGACCTGAAGAAGTGCAGCGCCTGAAGCAGAGCTTACTGATCGGGTTCACAGATTTTTTTCGGGATGCAGAAGTATTTGAAGCAGTAACCAAAGAAGTAATTCCTTATTTATTAAAAAACCAGACTGAGGCAGATCCACTCAGGGTCTGGTGCGCCGGCTGCTCTACCGGAGAAGAAGCCTATACCCTGGCCATTCTGCTGAATGAATTTTTTGAAGGGAAGGGCATGGAAGGCTCCTTTACCATATTTGCTTCTGATATTAACGAGGATTCACTCAAAACAGCAACAGAGGGAAAGTACCAGGCCCTGCCCGGGTATTTAACACCAGAGCAGGCCGGTAAATATTTTTATGAGCAGGGCGGATGGTTTTATGTGCGGAGGGAAATACGTAAGAAGCTGGTATTTGCCCGGCATAACCTGCTGAAGAATCCGCCTTTTATCAATATTGACCTGGTCACCTGCCGCAATGTGCTCATTTACCTGAATACAGCAGCTCAGAAAAAGCTGTTCATGAAATTCCACTTTGCCCTTAAACCGGGAGGTGTAATGATATTGGGTTCGAACGAGTCTAACGGGGCTTATAAAAAATTATTCCGCCCCCTGAATAAGAAGTGGAAGATCTATATCAATAATGTGAAGCAGGAGAAGTTTAGTTATATTTCAGGATATCTCGATTATTCTACTTCCTCAACCTCTGTCGTGTCTATGAAAAGAAAAAGCCAGGCAGATAATACTGCTCAGAAACTGGAATATTATGAACAGGTGCTGCTGGATCATATTCCACCTTCTATATTTCTGAATGCGGACCAGGAGGTGGTGTACACGCAGGGAAAAGTGGATGATTACATCAAGTTCAGGGGAAAACAGCCCAGCCTGCAGGTGCTTGATCTGCTGGACGATACCCTGAAAGTGATCTTCAGAAGTGGAATGCGCAAGCTGGAGAAAGATGGCGGAGAAGCTTTCTATTCGGATATTGTATATGCCAGCAAAGATGAACAACGCCTGCTTAGCCTCCGGTTTCAGAAAATTAAGGACACTGACACTGATCATCCGCTTATGCTGGTGCAGTTTTTTCCGCAGCCACCGGCCTCCAGGGTTACGATGGCAAAAGCTGCTGCCGCAGCTGAAGACAATAGTAAAAAAACCGATGCAGGCAATGCACTTGATGAACTGGAAAGAGAGCTGAACTTTGCCAGGCTTGAGCTGCAGCAAACTTCTGAGGAACTGGAGCTTACAAACGAAAAACTGCAAACAGCAAACGAAGAACTGCTCTCTGCAAACGAAGAGCTGCAGAGCATGAATGAAGAGCTGCAGTCGGCAAACGAGGAGCTTTCTACCCTGAACAGCGAGCTGAACGAAAGCCTGCTGAACCTGCATGAAACGCATAACGACTTAAGCAACCTGATCAATGCGGCCGAGATTGGCGTAATTTTTCTGGATGAACAGCTGCGGATCCGTAAGTTTACGCCGCTAACCAAAGCTTTGTTCAACATACAGGAGGCCGATAGTGGCCGTTACCTGAAGGACTTTACCAATAATTTTAACTATTCGGCTTTTGAGCAGGATGCCCATAAGGTGCTGGAACTGCTGAGCCCACTGGAAAAAGAAGTGCTTGACCTGCAGAGCGGCACTACCTACCTGATGCGTATTCTGCCCTACAAAACCCAGGAGAATAAAGTAGGAGGGGTTGTGCTGCTGCTGGTAGATATTAGCGGTCTTAAGCATATTCAGGATCAGATTTTACGCCTGAACGATGAGCTGAAGGATAAAGCCGGAGAGCTGGAAAGAGCCGAAAGTAGCTGGCGTTCTCTGATGACACACCTGCCCGACGTGGTGGCTCGTTATGACCGCAATTTAAACCTGATGTATATCAGCGATGCTTTTTTCAGAGATACAGGCCAGTCGGCCGATTACTGGGTGGGGAAACATGCAGAAGATATTGCTATAGAAGCTACCCGGGATAAAAACTGGATAGAGAACATGCTAAGGGTGCTGCGTACGGGAGAAAAGGTAACTTATACTACCGAATCGGCCGGTGATGGAGAAAAGCAATACTACCACGTAGTGCTGGCCCCGGAGCTTGACAAGTGGGGCGAAAAGGTGCAAAACGTACTGGTAATTTCCAGGAACATCACTGAACTGATCAAATATGAACAGCAGTTACAGGAAAAGATAGCAGAACTGGAACATCAAGAAGGCGAGCTTATCCGCATTAATCAGTACCTCGATACTTTTGTGTACACCGCCGCCCATGACCTGCGCAGCCCGGTAGCCAACCTGAAGTTGCTGCTTAGCCTTTTTGAAAAAACTGCTAATAAAGAACGAACCATGCAGGAGCTGCACCGATCGGTAAGCAAGCTTGACCATACCCTGATTGGGCTGGTAGAGGTGATTGAAGCCCAGCACAGCAGTAATACGGTTGCCAGGGAGCTATATTTTGAAGAGGTCTGGAAAAGGATCTGTTCTGATTTCAGGAGCCAGATAGAAGAAGTTGATGCACAGGTAATTGTTGATTTCAGCCAGCAGCCACAGATATACTATGTGGAGGCTTTTCTGGAAAGTATATTCCGGAATATGCTTAGCAACGCCCTGAAATACCGCGATCCGGAACGAAAGCTAAAACTGGCGTTAACCACAGAGCAGGTGCAGGGTATCATATTGCTCAAAGTGAAAGACAATGGTAGTGGTATGGATCTGAAGCGGCTGGGTAATGACCTTTTTAAGCCCTTCAGCCGGCTAACCAAAGAAGGTGAAGGAAAAGGGATAGGCCTCCACATTGTAAAAAACATGATTGAAAAAAATGGAGGGCGCATTGAGGTTGACAGCATCCCCGATTTTGGCACTTCCTTTTATTGTTATTTACAGGAGTACACCTATTGA
- a CDS encoding response regulator receiver protein (COG0784 FOG: CheY-like receiver), which translates to MKQDVKILLVEDYSYDADLTRRALKVNNLDECLLHLSDGKEALDFLLARGKYQHRQNFSNPEVVLLDLDLPKVHGTKVLKQLRSEERTRHIPVVILTVSADDPLIQECYTLGANSFIIKPVDSVKFHQAVNEIGTYWLNYNKNFPTGTSNPQSAP; encoded by the coding sequence ATGAAGCAGGATGTGAAAATATTATTGGTAGAGGATTACTCTTACGACGCAGATTTAACAAGGAGAGCTTTAAAAGTAAATAATCTGGATGAATGCTTACTTCATCTTAGCGATGGAAAGGAAGCACTGGATTTTTTACTGGCCAGAGGCAAATACCAGCACCGGCAAAATTTCTCTAATCCTGAGGTAGTGCTGCTCGATCTTGATTTACCTAAAGTGCACGGCACCAAAGTGCTAAAGCAACTACGCTCCGAAGAACGTACCAGGCACATTCCTGTTGTGATACTCACCGTTTCGGCAGATGATCCCCTTATACAGGAGTGTTATACGCTCGGTGCCAATAGTTTTATCATCAAACCGGTAGATTCCGTTAAATTTCATCAGGCTGTTAATGAAATAGGAACTTACTGGCTCAACTATAATAAGAATTTCCCGACGGGAACATCCAATCCACAGTCTGCTCCTTGA
- a CDS encoding two-component histidine kinase sensor protein (COG0642 Signal transduction histidine kinase) produces MKETKVFLVPKVIGVFAFGLFVVALVHILDYRTTEELIRAFRGAENMQEVLLKLKDTESLLKDVQRSHRGYVISGEEDFLAPFHRAEKELPRLLEILEPHFDNHPGQQADLTMLKKLTARKIAYVRSSIALMKQGRREEAMNEVGMGKEKFDHLNLVLNRLQRKEEAHLQENRKEAEYSAAKNRTVVLVAATASILLLLLALRRITADVNRMQLLQTQLEEANYELGSFNEELLATNHTLNENEIRLMEAQQQLKLREQKLQEANLNMGKSHQDLEKANAELSTFSYSISHDLRAPLRAISGYSTILIEEFASSLGEEEKRLIDIIRINANRMGTLIHDLLEFAKFGKKAIHKRSFDMHYLVLQVLADKSLKKEAEVEVEPMEAAWGDAVLLRQVWENLISNAIKFSGRQETPRIRISYNRNGAKQVFCINDNGIGFDPAYSQELFQVFKRLHTDAAFEGTGAGLAIARRIVEAHAGEIWASAQPGEGATFCFSLPLEEE; encoded by the coding sequence ATGAAGGAAACTAAAGTATTCTTAGTACCCAAAGTTATTGGTGTATTTGCTTTTGGGCTGTTTGTGGTGGCGCTGGTGCATATACTTGATTACAGGACTACGGAAGAGCTCATCCGCGCCTTTAGAGGAGCAGAAAACATGCAGGAGGTGCTCCTGAAGCTAAAAGACACTGAATCGCTTCTCAAGGATGTTCAGCGCTCGCACAGAGGGTATGTGATATCGGGCGAAGAAGATTTTCTGGCCCCTTTTCACAGGGCTGAAAAAGAACTGCCCCGGCTGTTGGAAATACTGGAGCCTCATTTTGATAACCATCCCGGGCAGCAGGCAGATTTAACAATGCTTAAGAAGCTTACGGCACGGAAAATAGCATATGTGAGATCTTCCATTGCTTTGATGAAGCAGGGCAGGCGGGAAGAAGCCATGAACGAGGTGGGTATGGGAAAGGAAAAATTTGACCATCTGAACCTGGTGCTGAACCGCTTACAGCGCAAGGAGGAAGCACATTTACAGGAAAACAGGAAGGAGGCAGAATACAGCGCTGCTAAAAACAGAACTGTGGTGCTGGTGGCCGCTACTGCCAGTATACTGCTGCTGTTGCTGGCTCTGAGACGTATTACCGCCGATGTAAACAGGATGCAGCTGCTGCAAACCCAGCTGGAAGAGGCCAATTATGAACTGGGTTCCTTCAATGAAGAGCTGCTCGCCACCAACCATACTCTCAACGAAAATGAAATAAGACTGATGGAGGCACAGCAACAGCTTAAGCTCCGGGAACAAAAACTTCAGGAAGCCAATCTGAATATGGGTAAATCTCACCAGGATCTGGAGAAAGCTAATGCAGAGTTAAGTACTTTCTCTTACTCTATTTCTCATGATCTGCGGGCGCCCCTGCGGGCAATCAGCGGCTACAGCACCATTCTGATAGAAGAGTTTGCCAGTAGCCTGGGAGAGGAAGAGAAGAGGCTGATCGATATTATCAGGATCAACGCAAATAGAATGGGTACGCTGATACATGATCTGCTGGAATTTGCTAAATTTGGTAAGAAGGCTATTCATAAGCGTTCTTTTGATATGCACTACCTGGTGCTGCAGGTATTGGCTGATAAGTCCCTGAAAAAAGAGGCAGAAGTTGAAGTAGAACCAATGGAGGCTGCCTGGGGCGATGCTGTTTTACTGCGTCAGGTATGGGAAAATCTGATCAGCAATGCCATTAAGTTTTCAGGCAGGCAGGAAACTCCCCGCATCAGGATCAGCTATAACAGGAATGGGGCAAAGCAGGTTTTTTGTATTAATGATAATGGTATAGGCTTTGATCCTGCCTACAGCCAGGAGCTGTTTCAGGTTTTTAAGCGACTGCACACAGATGCTGCTTTCGAAGGTACCGGTGCTGGTTTAGCCATTGCCAGGCGAATTGTTGAGGCACATGCTGGTGAAATATGGGCATCGGCCCAGCCTGGTGAGGGTGCTACTTTTTGTTTTTCATTACCCCTGGAGGAGGAGTAA
- a CDS encoding response regulator CheY (COG0784 FOG: CheY-like receiver) — protein MEILLVEDDEYCVDFFKRSLLKQERFILLHHVTTAEDARTYLDSKERPGDICLIVLDIQLPRASGFDLLQYVKGNPQTCSIPVVMFTSSSERRDIDLSYQMGANSYLVKPIDYPGFSAAIQQLDVYWLRMNQV, from the coding sequence ATGGAAATTCTTTTGGTAGAGGATGATGAGTATTGTGTTGATTTTTTTAAAAGGTCTCTCCTGAAGCAGGAACGATTTATTCTGCTGCATCATGTAACAACTGCAGAAGATGCCAGAACTTACCTGGATTCGAAAGAGCGCCCGGGTGATATCTGCCTGATTGTGCTGGATATTCAGTTGCCGCGCGCAAGCGGTTTCGACCTCCTTCAGTATGTAAAGGGCAACCCCCAAACATGCTCCATTCCTGTAGTTATGTTTACTTCGTCTTCGGAAAGGAGGGATATTGATTTATCCTATCAGATGGGGGCAAACAGCTATCTGGTAAAACCGATTGATTATCCAGGTTTTTCAGCTGCCATACAGCAGCTGGATGTATACTGGCTGCGCATGAATCAGGTGTAA
- a CDS encoding Crp/Fnr family transcriptional regulator (COG0784 FOG: CheY-like receiver), which translates to MKKILLIEDNLEIRENIAEILTLANYEVSQAENGKVGVEMAKSQKPDLIICDIMMPQLDGYGVLHLLSKNPDTAGIPFIFLTAKSEKEDFRKGMNLGADDYLIKPFDDLELLDAIEMRLKKNDILKSDFNRNAEGLNNFLQEAKGLENLENLVSKDQKTIVLKKKQYLFSEGSYPNALYFLNKGRIKTSKSNEDGREYITNLYKAGDFIGYIDLLEEQRYRESAVALEESEVTIVPREDFFTLIHNNRDVANKFIKILSDNLVEKEERLLKLAYNSVRKRVAEALLFVESQYGKEEKKDSKLSISREDLANIVGASSETVIRTLADLKDEKLIEINGGKITIMNRDKLARLRG; encoded by the coding sequence ATGAAAAAAATACTTTTGATTGAAGACAACCTGGAGATTCGGGAGAACATAGCCGAAATACTTACACTGGCAAACTATGAAGTATCGCAGGCAGAAAACGGAAAAGTTGGCGTTGAAATGGCTAAATCACAAAAGCCTGATCTGATTATCTGCGATATTATGATGCCGCAGCTGGATGGTTACGGGGTGCTGCACCTGTTAAGCAAAAACCCTGATACAGCAGGCATACCCTTTATATTCCTGACGGCAAAATCTGAAAAGGAAGATTTCAGGAAAGGCATGAACCTGGGAGCCGACGACTACCTCATCAAACCTTTTGATGACCTGGAGCTGCTGGATGCCATAGAAATGCGCCTGAAAAAGAATGATATCCTGAAATCAGACTTTAACAGAAATGCCGAAGGCCTCAATAATTTTTTACAGGAAGCCAAAGGCCTGGAAAACCTCGAGAACCTGGTTTCCAAAGATCAGAAAACAATTGTACTAAAGAAAAAACAGTACCTGTTCTCTGAAGGAAGTTATCCCAATGCCCTGTATTTTCTGAACAAGGGCAGAATTAAAACCTCCAAATCAAACGAAGACGGGCGCGAGTACATTACCAACCTATACAAGGCAGGAGACTTTATAGGCTATATCGATCTGCTGGAAGAGCAGCGTTACCGTGAATCTGCCGTTGCGCTGGAAGAGTCGGAGGTAACCATTGTACCCCGCGAAGACTTTTTCACACTGATCCACAACAACCGCGATGTAGCCAATAAATTCATTAAAATACTATCTGACAACCTGGTAGAAAAAGAAGAACGACTCTTAAAACTGGCTTATAATTCGGTGCGCAAGCGTGTTGCAGAAGCACTGTTGTTTGTAGAGAGCCAGTATGGCAAAGAGGAGAAGAAAGACTCAAAACTATCGATCTCGCGCGAAGATTTAGCCAATATCGTGGGTGCCTCTTCAGAAACCGTCATCCGCACCCTGGCAGATCTGAAAGATGAAAAGCTGATTGAGATCAATGGTGGCAAAATTACCATCATGAACAGAGACAAACTTGCCAGGCTACGGGGTTAG
- a CDS encoding PAS/PAC sensor signal transduction histidine kinase (COG0784 FOG: CheY-like receiver) — protein sequence MAEKIRVLLIDDDEDDFIITREIINDIPGRNYLLDWTSSFNEALSLIRQQQHDVYLVDYRLGAHDGLELITQAIEEGSTAPFILLTGQSDRETDEKAMRIGALDYLVKGTINPFELERSIRYSIEHAKSLAEIQKLNTELEQRVEQRTQELAEAIRKLEHTNRSLHEAEQEVRNALKKEKELHELKSRFVTIASHEFRTPLSTVLSSVSLIGKYTSAEDDDKRQKHVDRIKSAVSNLTNILNDFLSISRIEEGKIYNVPATFNLFNLATEVTDELQGFLKRGQKIHHSHSGDSKTVHLDKQLIKNIMINLLSNASKYSGEGKSIYFHTEISDNTAYIVVRDEGIGIPEADKVHLFTPFFRAQNVTNIQGSGLGLNIVKKYVDIMNGSLEYESKLDEGTTFSVSIPENAQS from the coding sequence ATGGCAGAAAAAATAAGGGTTTTGCTGATTGATGATGATGAAGACGATTTCATCATTACCCGGGAGATCATCAATGATATACCAGGCAGAAATTACCTGCTCGATTGGACAAGCTCTTTCAATGAAGCACTATCGCTTATCAGGCAGCAGCAACACGATGTGTACCTGGTAGATTACCGGCTGGGCGCCCACGATGGCCTGGAACTGATCACCCAGGCCATAGAGGAGGGCAGCACCGCACCCTTTATTCTGCTTACAGGGCAGAGCGACCGGGAAACAGACGAAAAGGCCATGCGCATCGGGGCTCTGGATTACCTGGTAAAAGGCACCATCAACCCATTTGAGCTGGAGCGGTCTATCCGCTACAGCATTGAACATGCCAAAAGTCTGGCCGAAATTCAGAAACTAAATACCGAGCTTGAGCAAAGGGTAGAACAGCGTACTCAGGAGCTGGCAGAGGCAATCCGTAAACTGGAGCACACCAACCGCAGCCTGCACGAAGCAGAGCAGGAAGTACGCAACGCGCTGAAAAAAGAAAAAGAGCTCCATGAGCTGAAGTCCAGGTTTGTGACCATTGCTTCGCATGAGTTCCGCACTCCCTTAAGTACGGTTTTATCATCTGTATCGCTAATAGGTAAATATACTTCGGCCGAAGATGATGATAAAAGGCAAAAGCACGTTGACCGAATTAAATCGGCAGTAAGCAACCTCACCAACATCCTCAACGATTTCCTATCTATTAGCCGTATTGAAGAAGGCAAGATCTATAATGTGCCGGCCACCTTCAACCTGTTTAACCTGGCAACAGAAGTAACCGACGAACTGCAGGGCTTTTTAAAACGGGGGCAAAAAATCCACCACAGCCATTCAGGCGATTCTAAAACTGTTCACCTGGACAAACAGCTGATCAAAAACATCATGATCAACCTGCTGTCTAACGCCAGCAAATACTCCGGAGAGGGCAAATCTATTTACTTCCATACTGAAATATCGGATAACACCGCCTATATTGTAGTCAGAGATGAGGGTATCGGTATTCCGGAGGCCGATAAGGTTCACCTCTTCACCCCCTTCTTCAGGGCACAGAATGTTACCAACATACAGGGTTCAGGCCTGGGCTTGAACATTGTAAAAAAATATGTTGATATTATGAATGGCAGCCTGGAGTATGAAAGTAAGCTGGATGAGGGAACTACTTTTTCAGTTTCTATCCCTGAAAACGCACAGTCATGA
- a CDS encoding response regulator receiver protein (COG0784 FOG: CheY-like receiver): MLIREALEESRLNNNIQFVENGEELMDYLLNKGKYSDKEQYPTPGLILLDLNMPKKDGREALKEIKANDHLRLIPVVVLTTSKAEEDIIRTYDLGVSSFITKPVTFSALVDVMKTVSKYWFQIVELPPNL, translated from the coding sequence ATGCTTATCCGGGAGGCCCTGGAAGAAAGCAGGCTTAATAATAATATTCAGTTTGTAGAGAATGGCGAAGAGCTGATGGATTACCTCCTCAACAAGGGTAAATATTCTGATAAAGAACAATATCCTACCCCCGGCCTGATTCTGCTGGACCTTAACATGCCTAAAAAAGATGGCCGGGAGGCCCTGAAGGAAATCAAAGCCAACGATCACCTGCGCCTGATCCCAGTGGTGGTACTTACCACCTCTAAAGCCGAAGAAGATATTATCCGCACCTACGACCTGGGTGTTAGCTCCTTTATTACCAAACCGGTAACTTTTTCCGCACTGGTGGATGTCATGAAAACCGTAAGTAAATACTGGTTCCAGATTGTGGAATTACCCCCTAATTTGTAA
- a CDS encoding signal transduction histidine kinase (COG2202 FOG: PAS/PAC domain) produces MEESNYTPDQNLETRSRLKAIIDTAIDGIITIDSRGIIETVNPAAARIFGYYPEEIIGQNIKILMPEPDQSQHDSYIENYLRTGEAKIIGIGREVLGKRKDGSVFPFRLSISEVQLQDKLIFTGIIHDISNLKKAEAALLESESKINSIIETAVDGIITIDTRGIIEMVNPAAAKQFGYTPTELMGKSINMLMPKPDSSRHDGYLRHYHETGEKRIIGIGREVTGLRSDGTIFPLYLSVSEVHLQGRKVYTGFIHDITKQKMSEERLRRYAAELERSNRELQDFAYVSSHDLQEPLRKIQAFGDRLLNKEYDNLSDQGKDYVDRMLNAASRMQTLINDLLSFSRVTSKSKPFIKVNLDHVLTEVLSDLEVSIEQTGAEIIRSPLPEIEAEPTQMRQLFQNLVSNAIKFRKEGENPIINIYAKNLQRVAHLTATPGDEVTEIYVEDNGIGFDEKYLDRIFNIFQRLEGQKYEGSGVGLAICRKIAIRHGGDITAHSQPGVGSRFVVTLAIKQPQES; encoded by the coding sequence TTGGAAGAGAGCAATTACACCCCAGACCAGAATCTGGAAACCAGATCGAGGCTAAAGGCGATTATCGACACTGCCATTGATGGCATCATCACCATAGATTCCCGGGGCATTATTGAAACAGTTAACCCTGCAGCAGCCCGTATATTTGGTTATTATCCGGAGGAGATCATCGGGCAGAATATTAAAATACTGATGCCCGAGCCGGATCAGAGCCAGCATGATAGTTATATTGAAAATTACCTGCGCACCGGAGAAGCAAAGATTATCGGAATTGGGCGTGAGGTACTGGGTAAAAGAAAAGACGGCTCTGTTTTTCCATTTCGGCTCAGCATCAGCGAAGTGCAGCTGCAGGATAAACTGATTTTCACAGGTATTATCCATGACATCAGCAACCTGAAAAAGGCTGAAGCAGCGCTGCTGGAAAGTGAAAGCAAGATTAACTCCATTATTGAAACCGCAGTAGACGGGATCATTACCATAGATACCAGAGGTATAATAGAAATGGTGAATCCGGCTGCAGCAAAGCAGTTTGGTTACACGCCCACAGAACTAATGGGTAAAAGCATCAACATGCTCATGCCCAAACCAGACAGCAGCCGGCACGATGGTTATCTGCGCCACTACCACGAAACCGGCGAAAAACGCATTATAGGCATTGGCCGGGAAGTTACCGGCCTGCGCAGTGATGGCACTATTTTTCCGCTTTATTTAAGTGTAAGCGAGGTTCATCTGCAGGGCCGTAAGGTGTATACCGGCTTCATCCATGATATCACCAAACAAAAAATGAGCGAAGAGCGGCTGCGCCGCTATGCCGCTGAGCTGGAACGGAGCAACCGCGAACTGCAGGACTTTGCCTACGTATCGTCGCACGACCTGCAGGAGCCACTGCGGAAAATACAGGCTTTTGGCGACAGACTTTTAAACAAAGAATATGATAACCTGAGCGATCAGGGAAAAGATTATGTAGACCGGATGCTGAATGCAGCCTCACGCATGCAAACGCTCATCAACGACCTGCTGTCTTTTTCAAGGGTTACCTCTAAATCAAAACCTTTTATAAAGGTAAACTTGGATCATGTCCTAACAGAGGTATTGTCTGATCTGGAAGTATCTATTGAACAGACCGGGGCAGAAATTATACGCTCTCCCCTGCCCGAAATTGAGGCAGAGCCTACACAGATGCGGCAGCTGTTTCAAAACCTTGTGAGCAACGCCATTAAATTTAGAAAAGAGGGCGAAAATCCAATCATCAATATATACGCTAAAAACCTGCAGCGTGTGGCGCACTTAACGGCAACACCCGGCGATGAAGTAACAGAAATTTATGTGGAAGACAACGGCATAGGTTTCGACGAAAAGTACCTGGACCGTATCTTTAATATTTTTCAGCGGCTGGAGGGGCAGAAATATGAAGGTTCTGGTGTAGGGCTGGCCATTTGCAGGAAAATTGCCATACGACACGGGGGCGATATTACCGCTCACAGCCAGCCTGGGGTGGGATCCCGCTTTGTGGTTACCCTGGCCATAAAACAACCGCAGGAGTCTTAA